In the Burkholderia cenocepacia genome, one interval contains:
- a CDS encoding helix-turn-helix domain-containing protein: MTTEAITTDSLAVAERVRELMTRNGIGKRQQTTELCRILDLSFSQGHRKLRGSSPWTLAQIKKVAEAYGEPAAQLFGAQTLDPGMVGAYSQEAVLYAGVAEIPCTAWIGAPLEAGARPEFVAYEQNGRWRVLRHTGVLYQNAYDVHKIEIYPRRAESDKLVVAVIDPDRVSATELCRYLERQGFATAAFDGLAAFVDALQGQAFDAVLTEWLFDDGTAATAIKAVRTSDNPGAPIFVLTGDLLTGRASEADISEVIRAFDVVCYEKPARMAILSADLAKRLTRG; this comes from the coding sequence ATGACCACTGAAGCAATCACCACGGATTCCCTCGCGGTTGCCGAGCGCGTGCGCGAGCTGATGACCCGCAACGGCATCGGCAAGCGCCAGCAGACCACCGAGCTGTGCCGCATCCTCGATCTGAGTTTCTCGCAAGGCCACCGCAAACTGCGCGGCAGCAGCCCCTGGACGCTCGCGCAGATCAAGAAAGTCGCCGAAGCGTACGGCGAACCCGCCGCCCAGTTGTTCGGCGCGCAAACGCTCGACCCCGGCATGGTCGGCGCCTATTCCCAGGAAGCCGTCCTGTATGCGGGCGTCGCCGAGATTCCGTGCACCGCCTGGATCGGCGCGCCGCTCGAAGCCGGCGCGCGCCCCGAGTTCGTCGCGTACGAACAGAACGGCCGCTGGCGCGTGCTGCGCCATACCGGCGTGCTGTACCAGAACGCGTACGACGTGCACAAGATCGAGATCTATCCGCGCCGCGCGGAGAGCGACAAGCTCGTCGTCGCGGTGATCGACCCCGATCGCGTCAGCGCAACCGAGCTGTGCCGCTATCTCGAGCGGCAGGGTTTCGCGACGGCCGCGTTCGACGGCCTCGCGGCGTTCGTCGATGCGCTGCAGGGTCAGGCCTTCGACGCGGTCCTGACCGAATGGCTGTTCGACGACGGGACGGCCGCCACCGCGATCAAGGCCGTGCGCACGTCCGACAACCCGGGCGCGCCGATTTTCGTGCTGACGGGCGACCTGCTCACCGGCCGCGCGAGCGAGGCCGACATCAGCGAAGTGATCCGCGCGTTCGACGTGGTGTGCTACGAAAAACCCGCGCGCATGGCGATCCTCAGCGCCGATCTCGCGAAGCGGCTCACGCGCGGCTGA
- a CDS encoding ATP-dependent helicase: protein MARLIPDDWKSLAATGAAERERETLAALEHALPDSYTVYHGVHWTRADQAFSVFGEAAFVVVSPAGRVLLIEQKAGFLRETPKGLVKVYLQKERNVPIQLARTQETLHRRLTAALGAGVYGVEALLYCPDYSIRDASIAGVAPDRIVDASRKAQLAQVIRQILPEDDEHFPNAPKLHHFLADELALTPDTSALVGQAGTLVTRLSGGLAAWARQLDFTPFRLRVTGTAGSGKTQLAVQVMRDAVAAGQRVLYVCFNRPLADYIARIAPPGAKIANYHQLCDWVARDGGYTPDFQVPGEFERLEARFAQAPIPERWRFDVLIVDEGQDFHAPWAAALERLLAPDGAWWWLEDPLQNLYMREPVALPGWVTLKALTNYRSPRDLLDFVRDVVGRVEPLAAELRSGSPFDGSDPSVSAYGEEGASGDALAQACIDATKRAITQALSLGFRKQDIAVLSYRGREGSVLAPLDQLGPHRIKRFTGKYDLFGNPEYRDGDVLLDSIYRFKGQSAPCVILTEVDFDTLDARAARKLFVGATRATMKLLIVASSRAAAQLADAAD, encoded by the coding sequence ATGGCCCGCCTCATCCCCGACGACTGGAAAAGCCTCGCCGCGACCGGCGCGGCCGAACGCGAGCGCGAAACGCTCGCCGCGCTCGAACACGCGCTGCCCGACAGCTACACCGTGTATCACGGCGTCCACTGGACGCGCGCCGACCAGGCATTCTCGGTGTTCGGCGAAGCCGCGTTCGTCGTCGTGAGCCCGGCCGGGCGCGTGCTGCTGATCGAACAGAAGGCCGGCTTCCTGCGCGAGACCCCGAAAGGGCTCGTGAAGGTCTACCTGCAGAAGGAGCGCAATGTCCCGATCCAGCTCGCGCGCACGCAGGAGACGCTGCACCGGCGCCTCACGGCTGCGCTCGGCGCGGGCGTCTACGGCGTCGAGGCGTTGCTGTACTGCCCCGACTACTCGATCCGCGACGCGTCGATCGCCGGCGTCGCGCCCGACCGCATCGTCGATGCGTCGCGCAAGGCGCAGCTCGCGCAGGTGATCCGGCAGATCCTGCCCGAGGACGACGAGCACTTTCCGAACGCGCCGAAGCTCCACCATTTCCTCGCGGACGAACTCGCGCTCACGCCCGACACGAGCGCGCTCGTCGGGCAAGCCGGCACGCTCGTCACGCGGCTGTCGGGCGGGCTCGCCGCATGGGCGCGCCAGCTCGACTTCACGCCGTTCCGGCTGCGCGTCACCGGCACCGCGGGGTCGGGCAAGACCCAGCTCGCGGTACAGGTGATGCGCGATGCCGTCGCGGCCGGCCAGCGCGTGCTCTACGTCTGCTTCAACCGGCCGCTCGCCGACTACATCGCGCGCATCGCGCCGCCCGGCGCGAAGATCGCGAACTACCACCAGCTGTGCGACTGGGTCGCGCGCGACGGCGGCTATACGCCCGATTTCCAGGTGCCCGGCGAATTCGAACGGCTCGAGGCGCGCTTCGCGCAAGCGCCGATTCCCGAACGCTGGCGCTTCGACGTGCTGATCGTCGACGAAGGGCAGGATTTTCATGCGCCGTGGGCCGCCGCGCTGGAGCGGCTGCTGGCGCCGGACGGTGCATGGTGGTGGCTGGAAGATCCGCTGCAGAACCTGTATATGCGCGAACCCGTCGCGCTGCCCGGCTGGGTCACGTTGAAGGCGCTCACGAATTACCGCAGCCCGCGCGACCTGCTCGACTTCGTGCGCGACGTCGTCGGCCGGGTCGAGCCGCTCGCGGCCGAACTGCGCTCGGGCAGCCCGTTCGACGGTTCCGATCCGTCGGTGTCGGCCTACGGGGAAGAAGGCGCGTCGGGCGACGCACTGGCGCAAGCCTGCATCGACGCGACCAAGCGTGCGATCACGCAGGCGCTGTCGCTCGGTTTCCGCAAGCAGGACATCGCGGTGCTGTCGTACCGCGGCCGCGAAGGCTCGGTGCTCGCGCCGCTCGACCAGCTCGGCCCGCACCGGATCAAGCGCTTCACCGGCAAGTACGACCTGTTCGGCAACCCCGAGTATCGCGACGGCGATGTGCTGCTCGATTCGATCTACCGTTTCAAGGGTCAGTCGGCGCCGTGCGTGATCCTCACCGAAGTCGACTTCGACACGCTCGACGCGCGTGCCGCGCGCAAACTGTTCGTCGGCGCGACGCGCGCGACGATGAAGCTGCTGATCGTCGCGTCGTCGCGGGCGGCCGCGCAACTCGCGGACGCGGCGGATTGA
- a CDS encoding DUF6402 family protein, giving the protein MPEALAHARFDLFQQYLTVRPFATGFYDARPFVANGIVHGRREKTAVLQTRKGIVRIGVEGIQGFPRVHSARYAKERIDRPARSGEKPPPPPPKVISRPSDVPKPPAPPQPPPQTDQARTKGLPTQAESEVCENPPPFDLQDVPIAMDNLGWKVSARLARIWFAGAAHTYNDDPTSDQPMNNDDVTLDWVLKFGNVRKKYEKLLENDIYSERSIRTATDITKSFVKELFFDRNSAFTFNTTSLTGNFHEFHNKWQFQLSKIGNFDTLENLSPTDITGALANFNIYVAIGNVEISSEKYFKYEKSSTFYCLNATGKITHIYVYVKDNYSFNGKQYLGHWNTHGVIIATGALLTGSRSPKREFDIDIWSKNINKPVDTRRSKFGKFRRPDVYFPIYNADYIRWRERHHRGRDFMIYSRPVYLKLKKPIDLDLGEICRIEPSDTLA; this is encoded by the coding sequence ATGCCAGAGGCCCTTGCCCACGCTCGTTTCGACCTGTTTCAGCAATACCTGACGGTTCGTCCGTTTGCAACTGGCTTTTACGATGCCAGGCCATTCGTTGCAAACGGAATAGTCCATGGCCGACGTGAAAAAACTGCCGTACTACAAACCCGAAAAGGGATTGTTCGGATCGGAGTTGAGGGCATACAAGGGTTCCCAAGGGTGCATTCCGCTCGATACGCAAAGGAGCGTATCGATCGACCGGCTCGCTCCGGGGAAAAGCCGCCGCCACCGCCTCCGAAAGTGATTTCCAGGCCTTCGGACGTCCCGAAGCCTCCTGCGCCACCTCAACCGCCGCCACAAACCGATCAGGCAAGAACCAAAGGACTGCCGACGCAGGCGGAATCGGAGGTCTGCGAAAACCCGCCGCCTTTCGATCTCCAGGACGTGCCGATTGCGATGGACAATCTGGGCTGGAAGGTTTCGGCTAGGCTCGCGCGAATCTGGTTTGCGGGCGCGGCGCATACCTACAATGACGATCCAACGTCAGATCAGCCGATGAATAACGATGACGTTACGCTTGACTGGGTGTTGAAATTCGGAAATGTCAGAAAAAAATACGAGAAACTTCTTGAGAATGATATCTACAGCGAACGCTCCATACGCACAGCAACAGATATCACGAAGTCATTTGTCAAGGAGCTATTTTTTGACAGAAACTCCGCGTTCACTTTTAACACCACCTCGCTCACAGGAAATTTTCATGAATTTCACAACAAATGGCAATTTCAACTATCCAAAATAGGAAATTTTGACACCCTTGAAAATCTTTCCCCAACAGATATCACAGGGGCATTGGCCAATTTCAACATTTACGTAGCCATCGGGAATGTTGAAATTTCCAGCGAAAAATATTTCAAATATGAAAAATCAAGCACATTTTATTGCCTGAATGCCACGGGAAAAATTACGCACATCTATGTTTACGTGAAAGACAACTACTCATTCAACGGAAAACAATATCTAGGTCACTGGAACACGCACGGAGTGATCATCGCTACAGGGGCGCTTCTCACCGGCTCAAGATCGCCAAAGCGAGAATTCGACATTGATATTTGGTCAAAAAATATCAACAAACCAGTCGACACCCGAAGAAGCAAGTTCGGAAAATTCAGAAGGCCCGACGTTTACTTTCCGATCTACAACGCGGACTACATCCGCTGGCGAGAGAGGCATCACAGAGGCAGAGATTTCATGATATATTCACGCCCAGTCTATTTAAAGCTAAAGAAACCAATCGATCTTGATCTTGGTGAGATATGCCGAATAGAGCCATCAGATACATTGGCCTAG
- a CDS encoding methyl-accepting chemotaxis protein → MNLNALFSRFSIRTRIFSTLGLVAVLLVVSGLIGLAGMQSSNRALDEAYTRQLAAKTALSAASLNLTIVRTTLDRALLHPEAPEVPELVKKAEGYLAKADTAWRNYAAMPHDGDEGPLASRLDAARQALIGQALKPMIDAIREGRRDEADRLLMTVAPPLSVALTQATDALDAYQAARGKDVYDTAQTYYGWMRMGAIAGIAFGLAACLGCAIGLHFAITQPVNRLLSHFRRLSDGDLTSEVRWSSRDEMAELVKGVTGMQRSLADTVRQVSQGSEAISTATHQIAAGNTDLSQRTEEQASALQETAASMEQLTATVKQNADHALEAQACADSASEIATRGATVVGEVIGTMNEIDQSSQKVADIIGTIEGIAFQTNILALNAAVEAARAGEQGRGFAVVAGEVRTLAQRSASAAKEIRTLIGESVERVATGSRLVGMAGTTMQDIQQAIGRVTGIMTEIAAASSEQRDGIEQVNRAVSQMDQVSQQNAALVEQAAAAAASLEEQADGLRRAVGAFRVV, encoded by the coding sequence TGCTGCTCGTCGTGTCGGGGCTGATCGGCCTCGCCGGCATGCAGAGTTCCAACCGCGCCCTCGACGAGGCCTATACGCGGCAACTGGCCGCGAAGACCGCGCTGTCCGCGGCGAGTCTGAACCTGACGATCGTGCGCACCACGCTCGACCGTGCGCTGCTGCATCCGGAAGCGCCGGAGGTGCCCGAGCTCGTGAAGAAGGCCGAGGGCTATCTCGCGAAGGCCGACACGGCATGGCGCAACTACGCGGCGATGCCGCACGACGGCGACGAGGGCCCGCTCGCGAGCCGCCTCGATGCCGCGCGCCAGGCGCTGATCGGGCAGGCGCTGAAGCCGATGATCGATGCGATCCGCGAAGGGCGGCGCGACGAAGCCGACCGCTTGCTGATGACCGTCGCGCCGCCGCTGTCGGTCGCGCTCACGCAGGCGACCGACGCGCTCGATGCGTACCAGGCCGCGCGCGGCAAGGACGTGTACGACACCGCGCAGACCTATTACGGCTGGATGCGCATGGGCGCGATCGCGGGCATCGCATTCGGGCTGGCCGCGTGCCTCGGCTGCGCGATCGGCCTGCATTTCGCGATCACGCAACCGGTGAATCGCCTGCTGTCGCATTTCCGCCGGCTGTCGGACGGCGACCTCACGTCGGAAGTGCGCTGGTCGTCGCGCGACGAGATGGCCGAACTGGTCAAGGGCGTGACGGGCATGCAGCGCAGCCTCGCGGATACGGTGCGCCAGGTGAGCCAGGGCTCCGAAGCGATTTCGACGGCGACGCACCAGATCGCGGCCGGCAACACCGACCTGTCGCAGCGCACCGAGGAACAGGCGTCGGCGCTGCAGGAGACGGCCGCGAGCATGGAGCAACTGACGGCGACCGTGAAGCAGAACGCGGACCACGCGCTCGAGGCGCAGGCCTGCGCGGACAGCGCGAGCGAGATCGCGACGCGCGGCGCGACGGTCGTGGGCGAGGTGATCGGCACGATGAACGAAATCGACCAGAGCTCGCAGAAGGTCGCCGACATCATCGGCACGATCGAAGGCATCGCGTTCCAGACCAACATCCTCGCGCTGAATGCGGCGGTCGAAGCCGCGCGCGCGGGCGAGCAGGGCCGCGGTTTCGCGGTGGTCGCGGGCGAGGTGCGCACGCTGGCACAGCGCTCGGCGTCCGCGGCGAAGGAAATCCGCACGCTGATCGGCGAATCGGTCGAACGTGTCGCGACCGGCTCGCGGCTCGTCGGCATGGCCGGCACGACGATGCAGGACATCCAGCAGGCGATCGGGCGCGTGACGGGCATCATGACGGAGATCGCGGCCGCGTCGAGCGAGCAGCGCGACGGGATCGAGCAGGTGAACCGCGCGGTGTCGCAGATGGATCAGGTGTCGCAGCAGAACGCGGCGCTCGTCGAGCAGGCTGCTGCTGCTGCCGCGTCGCTGGAGGAACAGGCGGATGGGTTGCGTCGGGCAGTGGGGGCGTTTCGGGTCGTTTGA